Proteins encoded by one window of Hylaeus volcanicus isolate JK05 chromosome 7, UHH_iyHylVolc1.0_haploid, whole genome shotgun sequence:
- the LOC128880195 gene encoding dihydrolipoyllysine-residue succinyltransferase component of 2-oxoglutarate dehydrogenase complex, mitochondrial isoform X2, with the protein MVPAFAESVSEGDVRWEKKVGDQVKEDDVLCEIETDKTSVPVPAPGPGVLKEIFAKDGDTVKPGQKLCTIDIGATGGAAPAAEAPKPEAPAPPPTPAAAPPPPPPPPPPSQAAAPPPPAAAPPPPAARPPPPQAPKASMPVAAIKHAQSLEGAKVQLPPADYTREIIGTRTEQRVKMNRMRLRIAERLKDAQNTNAMLTTFNEIDMSRIMEFRKVHQESFTKKYGLKLGFMSPFIAASAYALKDQPVVNAVIDGTDIVYRDYVDISVAVATPKGLVVPVIRSVENKNFAEIEIALAAISDKARKGKISVEDMDGGTFTISNGGVFGSLMGMPIINPPQSAILGMHGVFDRPIALKGEVVIRPMMYVALTYDHRLIDGREAVMFLRKIKEAVEDPRIILAGL; encoded by the exons ATGGTACCCGCTTTCGCGGAAAGCGTAAGCGAGGGAGACGTCAGATGGGAAAAGAAAGTCGGCGATCAAGTCAAGGAAGATGATGTCTTGTGTGAAATTGAAACAGATAAG ACTTCAGTTCCTGTGCCAGCACCAGGTCCTGGTGTTCTGAAAGAGATCTTTGCAAAAGATGGTGATACCGTAAAGCCAGGCCAAAAATTATGTACCATCGATATTGGTGCAACTGGAGGAGCTGCACCAGCAGCAGAGGCTCCAAAGCCAGAAGCACCAGCTCCTCCACCCACTCCTGCGGCGgcacctcctcctcctccgccaccaccaccaccatcacAGGCAGCCGCACCACCGCCTCCAGCAGCCGCACCACCGCCTCCAGCAGCTCGTCCTCCGCCTCCACAAGCACCTAAAGCCTCTATGCCAGTAGCTGCCATTAAACACGCTCAG TCCTTAGAAGGTGCAAAAGTTCAACTGCCACCTGCTGATTACACACGCGAAATAATCGGTACAAGGACAGAGCAACGAGTAAAGATGAATAGAATGCGATTGCGTATCGCGGAACGACTAAAAGATGCTCAAAATACTAACGCTATGTTGACAACGTTCAACGAAATTGACATGAG TCGCATCATGGAATTCCGTAAAGTGCATCAAGAAAGCTTTACGAAAAAGTACGGTTTAAAGCTTGGATTCATGAGTCCATTTATTGCAGCAAGTGCCTATGCATTGAAAGATCAGCCAGTCGTAAATGCTGTAATAGACGGCACAGATATAGTTTATAGAGACTATGTTGATATTAGCGTTGCAGTGGCAACTCCGAAGGGTCTCGTTGTTCCAGTGATCCGCAGCGTAGAAAACAAGAACTTTGCAGAAATTGAAATCGCTCTAGCAGCTATAAGCGATAAAGCAAGAAAAGGCAAGATATCTGTAGAAGATATGGATGGTGGTACATTCACAATAAGTAACGGCGGTGTGTTCGGTTCTCTTATGGGAATGCCTATTATCAATCCACCACAGAGCGCGATACTTGGAATGCATGGAGTATTTGATAGACCAATTGCACTTAAGGGCGag GTCGTAATTCGTCCAATGATGTATGTAGCTTTGACATACGATCATCGATTGATCGATGGGCGTGAGGCTGTGatgtttttgagaaaaatcaAGGAAGCAGTCGAAGATCCCAGAATTATTTTAGCTGGCCTTTGA
- the LOC128880202 gene encoding uncharacterized protein LOC128880202, with protein sequence MDKFSNTSQIEESLDIATKDWNRITSAAKKAGYREGIENGADSVFQEGFDKGYEEAFKTAFILGKFKSLLNTQDTEYPSSINKILDKTRRGACYICEMESQNKNDDTQKPFPQIINEQRTHSMKVIETLCQYFQPHMKELNITESDILGILNQISQPSNDN encoded by the exons atggacaaattttctaatacaTCGCAAATTGAAGAATCCTTAGATATTGCTACTAAAGATTGGAATCGAATTACGAGTGCTGCTAAAAAG gCTGGATATAGAGAAGGAATAGAAAATGGCGCAGATTCTGTGTTTCAAGAAGGCTTTGATAAAGGATACGAAGAAGCATTTAAAACTGCTTTCATTCtaggaaaatttaaaagtttattaaatacgCAGGATACAGAGTATCCTTcgagtataaacaaaattcttgatAAAACTAGAAGAGGAGCATGTTACATATGTGAGATGGAATCtcagaataaaaatgatgataCACAGAAACCATTTCcacaaattattaatgaacAAAGAACACATTCCATGAAAGTAATTGAAACATTATGTCAATATTTTCAACCACATATGAAAGAGTTGAATATTACCGAATCAGATATATTAGGAATATTAAATCAGATTTCACAACCATCCAATGATAATTAG
- the LOC128880197 gene encoding probable DNA-directed RNA polymerase III subunit RPC6 — protein sequence MEAEAGTSKEQDGNSANSNLLDTIEQKIIALAQARPKGISDKDLTTEMPDLQPAQRAQIINKLLSLGHFDLFKQGGSLLYRLKDPSKAKIAKGADNEEKIVYTIIEEAGNKGIWIRDIRFKSNLMPTQLNKILKSLETKKFIKAVKSVAASKKKVYMLYNLEPDTSVTGGAWYQDQDFEAEFVDVLNQQCYRFLEKKREQMSACKGGPIAARNVTFASSKEVWKFISDLGISKVKLSVEDLEMILNTLVYDGKVERTLSGDGSNLYRAIEPLLSSPGLIKSVCGVCPVRKNCCDVGDVTPTKCQYITEWLE from the exons atggaaGCAGAGGCTGGTACTTCAAAGGAACAAGATGGAAATTCTGCAAATTCTAATTTACTCGATACGATTGAGCAAAA aattattgCACTAGCACAAGCTAGGCCAAAGGGTATATCCGACAAAGACTTAACAACCGAAATGCCAGACTTACAGCCTGCTCAAAGAgctcaaattataaataaacttttatctCTTGGGCATTTTGATTTATTCAAGCAAGGTGGCTCCTTATTGTATCGTTTGAAAGATCCTTCAAAAGCAAAAATAGCTAAAGGTGCagataacgaagaaaaaattgtatacacaATTATCGAAGAAGCTGGAAACAAAGGCATATGGATTCGCGATATAAGATTTAAGTCTAATCTAATGCCAACACAATTGAATAAGATATTGAAAAGCTTGGAAACTAAAAAGTTCATTAAAGCTGTTAAGTCTGTGGCAGCTAGTAAGAAAAAAGTGTATATGTTATACAATTTAGAACCGGACACATCTGTAACTGGAGGTGCTTGGTATCAAGATCAGGATTTTGAAGCAGAATTTGTTGATGTTCTCAATCAACAGTGTTACAGATTCTTGGAGAAGAAACGAGAACAAATGAGTGCTTGTAAGGGTGGACCAATTGCAGCTAGAAATGTTACATTTGCTTCTTCTAAAGAAGtgtggaaatttatttctgatttAGGAATAAGCAAG GTAAAATTATCAGTTGAAGATTTGGAAATGATATTAAACACTTTGGTTTATGATGGAAAAGTAGAAAGGACTCTTTCAGGAGATGGAAGTAATTTATACAGAGCAATAGAACCATTATTAAGTTCGCCtggattaattaaatctgTTTGTGGTGTTTGTCCT gTGAGGAAAAACTGTTGCGATGTCGGTGATGTTACACCTACAAAGTGTCAATATATAACAGAATGGCTGGAATAA
- the LOC128880195 gene encoding dihydrolipoyllysine-residue succinyltransferase component of 2-oxoglutarate dehydrogenase complex, mitochondrial isoform X1, producing MAAMLSNCSRFVPRTITRISISRTKVVRSLCSQGRILFIHTEHVVNKNSQLCTKYKKFHYRIDQPKHIHSTSTLWEIREVMVPAFAESVSEGDVRWEKKVGDQVKEDDVLCEIETDKTSVPVPAPGPGVLKEIFAKDGDTVKPGQKLCTIDIGATGGAAPAAEAPKPEAPAPPPTPAAAPPPPPPPPPPSQAAAPPPPAAAPPPPAARPPPPQAPKASMPVAAIKHAQSLEGAKVQLPPADYTREIIGTRTEQRVKMNRMRLRIAERLKDAQNTNAMLTTFNEIDMSRIMEFRKVHQESFTKKYGLKLGFMSPFIAASAYALKDQPVVNAVIDGTDIVYRDYVDISVAVATPKGLVVPVIRSVENKNFAEIEIALAAISDKARKGKISVEDMDGGTFTISNGGVFGSLMGMPIINPPQSAILGMHGVFDRPIALKGEVVIRPMMYVALTYDHRLIDGREAVMFLRKIKEAVEDPRIILAGL from the exons ATGGCCGCGATGCTGTCCAACTGTTCGCGGTTCGTGCCTCGTACGATAACACGAATTAGTATATCACGAACGAAG gTTGTGAGGTCTTTATGTAGCCAAG GGCGCATACTATTTATCCACACCGAACATGTGGTCAACAAGAACTCTCAATT gtgtacaaaatataagaaatttcaCTATCGGATAGACCAGCCAAAACATATACATTCAACATCTACGTTAT GGGAAATAAGGGAAGTTATGGTACCCGCTTTCGCGGAAAGCGTAAGCGAGGGAGACGTCAGATGGGAAAAGAAAGTCGGCGATCAAGTCAAGGAAGATGATGTCTTGTGTGAAATTGAAACAGATAAG ACTTCAGTTCCTGTGCCAGCACCAGGTCCTGGTGTTCTGAAAGAGATCTTTGCAAAAGATGGTGATACCGTAAAGCCAGGCCAAAAATTATGTACCATCGATATTGGTGCAACTGGAGGAGCTGCACCAGCAGCAGAGGCTCCAAAGCCAGAAGCACCAGCTCCTCCACCCACTCCTGCGGCGgcacctcctcctcctccgccaccaccaccaccatcacAGGCAGCCGCACCACCGCCTCCAGCAGCCGCACCACCGCCTCCAGCAGCTCGTCCTCCGCCTCCACAAGCACCTAAAGCCTCTATGCCAGTAGCTGCCATTAAACACGCTCAG TCCTTAGAAGGTGCAAAAGTTCAACTGCCACCTGCTGATTACACACGCGAAATAATCGGTACAAGGACAGAGCAACGAGTAAAGATGAATAGAATGCGATTGCGTATCGCGGAACGACTAAAAGATGCTCAAAATACTAACGCTATGTTGACAACGTTCAACGAAATTGACATGAG TCGCATCATGGAATTCCGTAAAGTGCATCAAGAAAGCTTTACGAAAAAGTACGGTTTAAAGCTTGGATTCATGAGTCCATTTATTGCAGCAAGTGCCTATGCATTGAAAGATCAGCCAGTCGTAAATGCTGTAATAGACGGCACAGATATAGTTTATAGAGACTATGTTGATATTAGCGTTGCAGTGGCAACTCCGAAGGGTCTCGTTGTTCCAGTGATCCGCAGCGTAGAAAACAAGAACTTTGCAGAAATTGAAATCGCTCTAGCAGCTATAAGCGATAAAGCAAGAAAAGGCAAGATATCTGTAGAAGATATGGATGGTGGTACATTCACAATAAGTAACGGCGGTGTGTTCGGTTCTCTTATGGGAATGCCTATTATCAATCCACCACAGAGCGCGATACTTGGAATGCATGGAGTATTTGATAGACCAATTGCACTTAAGGGCGag GTCGTAATTCGTCCAATGATGTATGTAGCTTTGACATACGATCATCGATTGATCGATGGGCGTGAGGCTGTGatgtttttgagaaaaatcaAGGAAGCAGTCGAAGATCCCAGAATTATTTTAGCTGGCCTTTGA
- the LOC128880196 gene encoding 26S proteasome regulatory subunit 4, whose translation MGQEQSGTGGSGGDKKDDKDKKKKYEPPIPTRVGKKKRRIKGPDAALKLPQVTPHTRCRLKLLKLERIKDYLLMEEEFIRNQERLKPQEEKNEEERSKVDDLRGTPMSVGTLEEIIDDNHAIVSTSVGSEHYVSILSFVDKDQLEPGCSVLLNHKVHAVVGVLGDDTDPMVTVMKLEKAPQETYADIGGLDTQIQEIKESVELPLTHPEYYEEMGIKPPKGVILYGPPGTGKTLLAKAVANQTSATFLRVVGSELIQKYLGDGPKLVRELFRVAEEHAPSIVFIDEIDAVGTKRYDSNSGGEREIQRTMLELLNQLDGFDSRGDVKVVMATNRIETLDPALIRPGRIDRKIEFPLPDEKTKRRIFSIHTSRMTLAPDVNLAELIMAKDDLSGADIKAICTEAGLMALRERRMKVTSDDFKKSKESVLYRKKEGSPEGLYL comes from the exons ATG GGTCAAGAACAATCTGGTACTGGAGGCTCAGGAGGCGACAAGAAAGATGACAAAGACAAAAAGAAGAAGTATGAACCTCCTATTCCAACAAGAGTGGGCAAGAAGAAGCGACGTATTAAGGGACCCGATGCTGCTTTAAAATTACCTCAAGTTACACCGCATACACGGTGCAGACTGAAGCTATTGAAATTAGAACGTATAAAGGATTATTTGCTAAtggaagaagaatttattagaaatcaAGAACGACTGAAGCCACAAGAGGAAAAGAATGAAGAAGAAAGGTCTAAGGTTGATGATCTGCGTGGGACACCCATGTCTGTTGGAACATTAGAAGAAATCATTGATGATAATCATGCTATAGTTTCTACATCTGTTGGTTCAGAACATtatgtatcaattttatcatttgtGGATAAAGACCAATTAGAACCTGGGTGTTCTGTATTATTGAATCATAAGGTTCACGCAGTTGTTGGAGTTTTGGGTGATGATACAGATCCTATGGTTACAGTAATGAAGCTAGAAAAAGCTCCACAAGAAACTTACGCCGATATTGGTG GTCTTGACACACAGATTCAAGAGATTAAAGAGTCTGTAGAATTACCTTTGACTCATCCAGAATATTACGAAGAAATGGGTATTAAACCACCTAAAGGAGTTATACTTTATGGTCCACCAGGAACGGGAAAAACATTATTAGCTAAAGCTGTAGCAAATCAAACCTCTGCAACTTTCTTAAGAGTTGTTGGATCTGaacttatacaaaaatatttgggTGATGGTCCGAAACTTGTGAGAGAGTTGTTTAGAGTTGCAGAAGAACATGCTCCTTCTATTGTGTTTATAGATGAAATAGACGCTGTAGGTACGAAACGATACGATAGCAATAGCGGAGGAGAACGTGAAATTCAAAGAACTATGTTAGAACTTCTCAATCAACTTGATg GCTTTGATAGCCGAGGAGATGTTAAAGTAGTCATGGCTACAAACAGAATTGAAACTCTAGATCCAGCATTAATCAGACCAGGTCGCATTGATAGAAAGATAGAATTTCCGCTACCCGATGAGAAAACAAAGAGAAGAATTTTCAGCATTCATACTAGTAGGATGACATTAGCGCCTGATGTAAACCTGGCAGAATTGATTATGGCTAAAGACGATCTTTCAGGTGCAGATATAAAG gCTATATGTACCGAAGCTGGTTTAATGGCCCTGCGCGAACGTCGTATGAAAGTTACCAGcgatgattttaaaaaatctaaagaAAGTGTTTTGTATCGGAAAAAAGAAGGTTCACCTGAGGgactatatttataa